The Streptococcus pluranimalium genome contains a region encoding:
- the pflB gene encoding formate C-acetyltransferase has translation MATVKTNTDVFEKAWEGFKGTDWKEKASVARFVQANYTPYDGDESFLAGVTERSLHIKKIIEDTKAGYEATRFPMDTRPTSIADIPAGFIDKENEVIFGIQNDELFKLNFMPKGGIRMAETTLKENGYEPDPAVHEIFTKYVTTVNDGIFRAYTSNIRRARHAHTVTGLPDAYSRGRIIGVYARLAVYGADFLMQEKVNDWNAITEIDEESIRLREEINLQYQALGEVVKLGDLYGVDVRRPAENVKEAIQWVNIAFMAVCRVINGAATSLGRVPIVLDIFAERDLARGTFTESEIQEFVDDFVLKLRTVKFGRTKAYDALYSGDPTFITTSMAGMGNDGRHRVTKMDYRFLNTLDNIGNSPEPNLTVLWTDKLPYAFRKYCMAMSHKHSSIQYEGVTTMEKDGYGEMSCISCCVSPLDPENEEQRHNIQYFGARVNVLKALLTGLNGGYDDVHKDYKVFEIDPVTDDVLDFDTVKANFEKSLDWLTDTYVDALNIIHYMTDKYNYEAVQMAFLPSHQRANMGFGICGFANTVDTLSAIKYATVKPIRDEDGYIYDYETIGEFPRWGEDDPRSNELAEWLIEAYTTRLRSHKLYKDAEATVSLLTITSNVAYSKQTGNSPVHRGVYLNEDGTVNTSKVEFFSPGANPSNKANGGWLQNLNSLASLDFSYAADGISLTTQVSPRALGKSFDEQVTNLVTVLDGYFENGGQHVNLNVMDLNDVYEKIMAGEDVIVRISGYCVNTKYLTPEQKTELTQRVFHEVLSMDDAIQA, from the coding sequence ATGGCAACTGTCAAAACGAATACAGATGTTTTCGAAAAAGCTTGGGAAGGCTTTAAAGGAACTGATTGGAAAGAAAAAGCAAGCGTTGCTCGTTTCGTACAAGCAAACTATACTCCTTATGATGGAGACGAAAGTTTCTTAGCTGGAGTTACTGAACGCTCACTTCATATCAAAAAAATCATCGAAGATACGAAAGCAGGGTACGAAGCAACTCGTTTCCCAATGGACACACGTCCAACTTCAATTGCTGATATCCCAGCTGGATTCATCGATAAAGAGAATGAAGTCATTTTTGGTATTCAAAATGATGAGCTCTTCAAGCTTAACTTCATGCCAAAAGGTGGTATCCGTATGGCGGAAACTACTCTTAAAGAGAATGGTTATGAACCAGATCCAGCCGTGCATGAAATCTTCACAAAATACGTAACAACCGTTAACGATGGTATCTTCCGTGCTTACACATCAAACATCCGTCGTGCACGTCATGCACACACAGTTACTGGTCTTCCAGATGCTTACTCACGTGGACGTATTATTGGGGTTTACGCACGTCTTGCTGTTTACGGTGCTGACTTCTTGATGCAAGAAAAAGTTAACGACTGGAATGCTATCACAGAAATCGATGAAGAATCAATCCGTCTTCGTGAAGAAATAAATCTTCAATACCAAGCTCTTGGTGAAGTAGTTAAACTTGGTGATCTTTACGGAGTTGATGTTCGACGTCCTGCTGAAAACGTTAAAGAAGCTATCCAATGGGTTAACATCGCCTTCATGGCTGTCTGCCGTGTGATCAACGGTGCTGCTACATCTCTTGGACGTGTGCCAATCGTTCTTGACATCTTTGCAGAACGCGACCTTGCTCGTGGAACATTTACAGAATCAGAAATCCAAGAATTCGTTGATGACTTCGTGCTCAAACTACGTACTGTAAAATTTGGTCGTACAAAAGCTTACGATGCCCTTTATTCAGGTGACCCAACATTCATTACAACATCAATGGCTGGTATGGGTAACGACGGTCGTCACCGTGTGACAAAAATGGACTACCGTTTCTTGAACACACTTGATAACATCGGTAACTCACCAGAACCAAACTTGACTGTTCTTTGGACTGACAAGTTGCCATACGCATTCCGTAAATACTGTATGGCAATGAGCCATAAACACTCTTCTATCCAATACGAAGGTGTCACAACCATGGAAAAAGATGGTTACGGTGAAATGTCATGTATCTCATGTTGTGTATCACCGCTTGATCCAGAAAATGAAGAACAACGCCACAACATCCAATACTTCGGTGCTCGCGTTAATGTTCTTAAAGCGCTTCTTACAGGTCTTAACGGTGGATACGATGATGTTCACAAAGACTATAAAGTATTTGAAATTGACCCAGTAACAGATGATGTTCTTGATTTTGACACTGTTAAAGCTAACTTTGAAAAATCACTTGACTGGTTGACAGATACATATGTAGATGCTCTTAACATCATTCACTACATGACTGATAAATACAACTACGAAGCTGTTCAGATGGCCTTCTTACCAAGTCACCAACGTGCTAACATGGGATTCGGTATCTGTGGATTTGCCAACACAGTTGATACATTATCAGCTATCAAATACGCTACTGTTAAACCTATCCGTGACGAAGATGGCTACATCTACGACTACGAAACTATTGGGGAATTCCCACGCTGGGGTGAAGATGATCCTCGCTCAAACGAATTGGCCGAATGGTTGATTGAAGCATACACAACTCGTCTACGTAGCCACAAACTCTACAAAGACGCTGAAGCAACTGTATCACTTCTTACCATCACTTCAAACGTTGCCTACTCTAAACAAACAGGTAACTCACCAGTTCACCGTGGTGTCTACCTCAACGAAGATGGTACTGTAAACACCTCTAAAGTTGAATTCTTCTCACCAGGTGCTAACCCATCTAACAAAGCTAACGGTGGTTGGTTGCAAAACCTTAACTCACTTGCAAGCCTTGACTTCTCATACGCTGCTGATGGTATCTCATTAACAACTCAAGTATCACCACGTGCTCTTGGTAAATCATTCGACGAACAAGTCACAAACTTGGTAACCGTTCTCGATGGTTACTTCGAAAACGGTGGTCAACACGTTAACTTGAACGTTATGGATCTCAACGACGTTTATGAAAAAATCATGGCTGGTGAAGATGTTATCGTTCGTATCTCTGGATACTGTGTAAACACTAAATACCTCACACCAGAACAAAAAACAGAATTGACACAACGTGTCTTCCACGAAGTTCTTTCAATGGATGATGCTATCCAAGCTTAA
- a CDS encoding serine hydrolase domain-containing protein, which yields MKKILEKINQQMTQDLYHGASLAIFDSGQWQEFYIGTIDGDHPVEPDLVYDLASVSKVVGVATMIAFLVNQDKLMIDKALSYYYPAFQQDELTIRQLLTHTSGIDPFIPNRDQLNAVALKEAINQITVTDKKDFLYTDINFLLLGFMLEEMTGLTLAQLFDQEIFAPWGLKQTSFGPRLGAVPTVKGVTDGLVHDPKAKVLEEHAGSAGLFSTVKDLEKFLEHYLKDDFAKNLWKNLSHSDRKTRALGWNLEGEWIDHTGYTGPFIMANRQKQQAVIFLTNRTYEKDDRPEWIAKRKELMAVMKETLARLD from the coding sequence ATGAAAAAAATCCTCGAAAAAATCAATCAACAAATGACTCAAGATCTCTATCATGGTGCTAGTCTGGCTATTTTTGATAGTGGACAGTGGCAGGAGTTTTATATAGGGACGATTGATGGGGACCATCCAGTCGAACCTGATTTGGTTTATGATTTGGCGAGTGTCTCTAAAGTTGTAGGTGTTGCTACCATGATCGCTTTCTTAGTGAATCAAGATAAGCTAATGATTGATAAGGCTTTGTCTTATTATTATCCAGCTTTTCAACAAGATGAACTCACTATTCGTCAACTTTTAACACATACATCAGGGATTGATCCTTTTATTCCAAATCGTGATCAGTTAAATGCTGTAGCACTGAAAGAGGCAATCAATCAGATTACAGTGACGGATAAGAAAGATTTTCTTTACACTGATATCAACTTTCTTTTATTAGGGTTTATGCTAGAAGAGATGACTGGCTTAACGCTTGCTCAGCTTTTTGATCAGGAAATTTTTGCACCATGGGGATTGAAACAGACTAGTTTTGGTCCAAGATTAGGTGCTGTTCCTACTGTAAAAGGTGTGACTGACGGTCTGGTTCATGACCCTAAAGCTAAAGTTTTAGAGGAGCATGCTGGGTCTGCAGGTCTCTTTTCAACTGTTAAGGACTTAGAGAAGTTTTTGGAACATTATTTAAAAGATGATTTCGCCAAAAATTTATGGAAAAATCTCAGCCATTCGGATAGAAAAACACGCGCTTTAGGTTGGAATTTAGAAGGCGAGTGGATTGACCATACGGGTTATACAGGTCCCTTTATTATGGCTAATCGTCAAAAACAACAAGCGGTCATTTTCCTAACTAATCGAACTTATGAAAAGGATGATCGTCCAGAATGGATTGCCAAACGAAAAGAGTTAATGGCTGTCATGAAAGAGACATTAGCTCGTCTTGATTAA
- a CDS encoding CppA N-terminal domain-containing protein, with amino-acid sequence MSLFTGITFKTPVIRVKEKDLNLEFLQKNLGMKLVSEENALAFLSGHASKEIRFTIEESPTYRTRAVEGTKKLNCIVIKAQASEIAQLLARGAEARHLFKGEEGYAFETVSPQGDAILIHAENAIEDLEQVTSVEVDLDPEFKGLSDFHVEEVVLNVPNSSASQAFYQDVFEGNLPFKLTFETAEGPDLTIEPQITWDIEFFEFQVSEEYDLVALYDYLVDKGLSPYIDKKARVVVVSDPSNIEIWFTK; translated from the coding sequence ATGTCATTATTTACAGGTATTACCTTTAAGACACCAGTAATAAGGGTAAAAGAAAAAGATTTAAATTTAGAATTCTTACAAAAAAATCTTGGCATGAAGCTAGTTAGTGAAGAAAATGCCTTGGCTTTTTTATCTGGTCATGCATCTAAAGAAATTCGCTTTACCATAGAAGAATCTCCAACTTATCGGACAAGGGCGGTTGAAGGTACTAAGAAGTTAAATTGTATTGTTATCAAAGCTCAGGCTTCTGAGATAGCGCAGTTACTGGCACGAGGTGCTGAAGCTCGCCATCTATTTAAGGGTGAAGAAGGATATGCTTTTGAAACGGTATCTCCTCAAGGAGATGCCATCTTAATTCATGCTGAGAATGCTATTGAAGATTTGGAACAAGTGACTTCTGTTGAAGTTGACCTTGATCCGGAATTTAAAGGTTTATCGGATTTCCATGTGGAAGAAGTTGTTTTAAACGTTCCCAATTCAAGTGCTAGTCAAGCATTCTACCAAGACGTCTTTGAAGGAAACCTTCCTTTTAAATTGACTTTTGAGACAGCAGAAGGTCCAGATTTGACTATTGAACCTCAAATTACTTGGGATATTGAATTCTTTGAATTCCAAGTATCAGAAGAGTATGATTTGGTTGCTTTATATGATTATTTGGTTGACAAAGGTTTGTCTCCTTACATTGATAAGAAGGCTCGCGTAGTCGTTGTTTCAGATCCAAGTAATATTGAAATTTGGTTTACTAAATAA
- a CDS encoding sulfite exporter TauE/SafE family protein — protein sequence MAENIILHLIQIFLVVAIITITSYLIFHIKKHRINPFKRFWMGFGIGLITDLLDTLGIGSFATTTTLFKATKMIDDDSQLPGTMNAVHVIPVLIQSLCFILVVNVEPLTLVSMAAASFVGALFGTKLTKNWHTPTVQAILGTLLIIAAFISIYRMWTNPGADIVDSAHGLEGIWLVVGIVFNLIIGVLMTMGLGNYAPELIFFSLMGLSPAVAMPVMMLDAAMIMTASTTQFVKNNRVSWNGYAGMVFGGIVGVLIAVAFLSNLNLNSLKVLVIVIVLFTGSMLIRSSLKPQLKDKQSRYH from the coding sequence ATGGCTGAAAATATTATCTTACATCTCATACAAATTTTCTTGGTAGTAGCCATTATTACCATCACAAGTTACCTCATTTTTCATATTAAAAAACATCGTATTAATCCATTTAAACGTTTTTGGATGGGCTTTGGGATTGGTTTAATCACCGATCTTCTCGATACACTGGGAATTGGGTCATTTGCTACGACAACAACTTTATTCAAAGCGACTAAGATGATTGACGATGATAGTCAACTACCAGGAACCATGAATGCCGTTCATGTTATCCCTGTTCTCATTCAATCACTTTGCTTTATCCTAGTCGTTAATGTCGAGCCTCTAACACTCGTTAGTATGGCTGCCGCTTCCTTTGTCGGTGCTCTCTTTGGAACAAAACTCACTAAAAACTGGCACACACCAACCGTCCAAGCTATACTAGGTACACTTCTTATCATTGCTGCATTTATCAGTATCTACCGCATGTGGACTAATCCTGGCGCCGATATTGTTGACAGCGCCCACGGTCTAGAAGGCATTTGGTTAGTCGTCGGTATCGTTTTCAATCTCATCATCGGTGTCTTAATGACTATGGGGCTTGGTAATTATGCTCCTGAGTTGATTTTTTTCTCACTGATGGGATTAAGCCCTGCTGTCGCAATGCCAGTCATGATGCTTGATGCTGCTATGATTATGACTGCCTCCACAACCCAGTTTGTAAAAAATAATCGTGTTAGTTGGAATGGCTATGCCGGTATGGTTTTTGGAGGGATTGTTGGTGTTTTAATCGCTGTTGCTTTCCTGTCAAATCTCAACCTCAATAGTTTGAAAGTGCTTGTCATCGTCATTGTACTCTTTACAGGAAGCATGTTAATTCGCTCATCCTTAAAACCTCAACTCAAGGATAAACAAAGCAGATACCATTAA
- the gla gene encoding aquaglyceroporin Gla: protein MDVTWTVKYITEFLGTAFLIILGNGAVANVELKGTKGHASGWLTIAVGYGMGVMIPALMFGNVSGNHINPAFTLGLAVSGYFPWAQVAPYIIAQILGAMAGQAVVVAAYRPYYLATENSGHILGSFSTISALDTDVVDTRKGAQINGFINEFFGSFVLFLGAMAMTKNFFGAEVAQFATTQGLNTSDITAKVQIGAHLNAGQAVSHMALGFLVMALVASLGGPTGPGLNPARDFGPRLLHHLLPKSVLGDHKGGSRWWYAWVPVLAPILASIAAVALYKLLYA from the coding sequence ATGGATGTTACATGGACTGTAAAATATATTACAGAATTTCTTGGAACAGCTTTTCTTATTATTTTAGGAAATGGAGCTGTTGCCAATGTGGAACTTAAAGGCACAAAAGGTCATGCGAGTGGCTGGTTAACCATTGCAGTTGGTTACGGTATGGGTGTTATGATCCCTGCTCTTATGTTTGGTAATGTTTCTGGTAACCACATCAATCCAGCTTTCACACTTGGTTTAGCGGTTTCTGGTTACTTCCCATGGGCACAAGTAGCTCCTTATATCATTGCTCAAATTCTTGGTGCTATGGCAGGTCAAGCAGTTGTTGTGGCAGCTTACCGTCCTTACTATTTAGCTACTGAAAATTCAGGTCATATCTTGGGTTCTTTCTCAACGATTTCAGCTCTTGATACTGATGTTGTCGACACTCGTAAAGGTGCGCAAATTAACGGCTTCATTAATGAATTTTTCGGATCATTCGTTCTATTTTTGGGTGCTATGGCAATGACCAAAAATTTCTTTGGTGCAGAAGTTGCTCAATTTGCTACAACACAAGGTTTGAATACATCAGATATTACAGCTAAAGTACAAATCGGTGCACACCTTAACGCTGGACAAGCTGTTTCTCATATGGCTCTTGGTTTCCTTGTTATGGCACTTGTTGCTAGTCTTGGTGGTCCTACTGGTCCTGGTCTTAACCCAGCGCGTGACTTCGGTCCACGTTTGTTGCACCATCTCCTACCAAAATCAGTTCTTGGAGACCACAAAGGTGGCTCAAGATGGTGGTATGCATGGGTTCCAGTTTTGGCTCCAATCCTTGCAAGTATCGCAGCAGTAGCGCTTTACAAATTACTTTACGCATAA
- a CDS encoding Xaa-Pro dipeptidyl-peptidase, with translation MKYNQYSYIPTPSNQVYQEMNELGFSISPEKSLKANLEAFTRKILSLQFQDTDYALSTMIADFDCDLLSFFHSQQDLTEKHFNTIALQLLGFVPNVDFTDVAKFVEEIAFPVSFTEGDRALYHLLATRTQSGNTLIDSLVAKNLIPITNDYHYFNGKSLATFDTHDVIQEIVYVESGVDTDNDGQIDLVKVSIIRPKTSRKLPAMMTASPYHQGVNEPASDRLTHKMEGELLKKEKGNISVEKQDITLLTSDSDAKEVQETEETFLYPNSYTLNDYMLARGFANVYVSGIGTIQSDGFMTTGDYYQVQAYKAVIDWLNGRARAFTSRDRKRSIKAAWTTGKVATTGLSYLGTMSNALATTGVQGLEVVIAEAGISSWYNYYRENGLVTSPGGYPGEDLDTLTEFTYSRNLAAGDYLRQNDKYQEFLKEQSAVISRETGDYSQFWHDRNYVIHADNVKARVVFTHGTQDWNVKPINVYNMFNALPDHVSKHLFLHHGAHIYMNAWQSIDFRESMNALLSQLILKQDSQFDLPKVIWQDNTVEQTWQTLDTFGSSQNESLALGSGQQIIENCYDEEEFTRYGKDFNAFKADLFDGKANAITLDLEIPKHFRINGRIKLNLTVKSSTDKGLLSSQILELGSQKYLQAIPTPKGNSVDNGRFFQMEALRELPFKETSSRVITKGHLNLQNRYDLLSIEEISPNQWMTFSLELQPTIYDIKDGAKLRVILYTTDFEHTIRDNSDYQLTLDLDQSSIQIPIDLIS, from the coding sequence ATGAAATACAACCAATATAGCTATATTCCAACCCCATCAAATCAAGTCTACCAAGAAATGAATGAGTTGGGCTTTTCCATCTCTCCAGAAAAGTCTTTAAAAGCCAATCTGGAAGCCTTCACACGTAAAATCCTATCCTTACAATTCCAAGATACCGACTATGCCTTATCGACTATGATTGCAGACTTTGACTGTGACCTCCTATCATTTTTTCATAGTCAGCAAGACTTGACTGAGAAGCATTTCAATACTATCGCTCTTCAATTGCTTGGATTTGTCCCAAACGTTGACTTTACAGACGTAGCTAAGTTTGTTGAGGAAATTGCTTTTCCAGTGTCATTCACCGAAGGTGACCGAGCCCTATACCACCTCTTAGCCACTCGCACTCAGTCTGGTAATACGTTGATTGATAGCCTAGTTGCTAAAAACTTGATTCCTATTACCAATGACTATCACTATTTTAACGGAAAAAGTCTGGCAACCTTCGATACACATGATGTCATTCAGGAAATTGTCTACGTAGAATCAGGGGTTGATACCGATAACGATGGTCAAATCGATCTCGTTAAAGTTTCTATTATCCGACCTAAAACTAGTAGGAAACTACCTGCTATGATGACAGCTAGTCCCTATCATCAAGGTGTGAATGAACCAGCTAGTGATCGTTTAACACACAAAATGGAAGGGGAGCTTCTCAAAAAAGAGAAGGGGAACATTTCTGTCGAAAAACAAGACATCACCCTTCTAACATCAGACAGCGATGCCAAAGAAGTACAAGAAACCGAAGAAACCTTCTTGTATCCAAATAGTTACACTCTCAATGACTATATGTTAGCACGTGGTTTTGCCAATGTTTATGTATCAGGAATCGGTACCATCCAGTCTGATGGCTTTATGACGACTGGCGATTACTATCAAGTGCAGGCCTACAAAGCCGTTATAGACTGGTTAAATGGACGAGCACGTGCCTTTACCAGTCGTGACCGAAAACGCAGCATCAAAGCCGCTTGGACAACTGGTAAGGTAGCAACAACAGGACTTTCTTACTTAGGAACCATGTCAAATGCTTTAGCAACAACAGGAGTCCAAGGGCTCGAAGTAGTCATTGCCGAAGCAGGTATTTCTTCATGGTATAACTACTATCGTGAAAATGGTTTGGTTACAAGCCCAGGAGGCTATCCAGGAGAGGATCTAGATACACTAACAGAGTTTACCTACTCACGTAACCTGGCTGCTGGAGACTACCTTCGTCAAAATGATAAGTATCAAGAGTTTCTTAAAGAACAAAGCGCAGTCATTTCCCGTGAAACTGGCGACTACAGCCAATTCTGGCATGATCGTAACTACGTCATTCACGCTGACAATGTAAAAGCCCGTGTCGTCTTTACCCATGGAACACAAGATTGGAATGTTAAACCGATCAATGTTTACAATATGTTTAACGCTCTACCAGACCATGTTTCTAAACATCTCTTTCTACATCATGGCGCCCATATTTATATGAATGCTTGGCAATCCATTGATTTTAGAGAATCGATGAACGCTCTTTTAAGTCAACTTATTTTGAAACAAGATAGCCAATTCGATTTACCAAAAGTTATCTGGCAAGATAATACGGTAGAGCAAACATGGCAAACTCTTGATACATTTGGTAGTAGCCAAAATGAAAGTTTAGCGCTTGGTTCTGGTCAACAGATTATTGAAAACTGCTATGATGAAGAAGAGTTTACTCGTTACGGCAAAGATTTTAATGCTTTTAAAGCTGATTTATTCGATGGTAAAGCTAATGCCATAACACTTGATTTAGAAATTCCTAAACACTTCCGTATCAATGGCCGCATCAAGCTTAACCTTACAGTCAAATCAAGCACTGATAAAGGGCTTCTTTCCTCTCAAATCTTAGAACTTGGTAGTCAGAAATACCTACAAGCGATCCCTACACCTAAAGGAAATAGTGTTGATAATGGTCGTTTCTTCCAAATGGAAGCTTTGCGAGAGTTACCTTTCAAAGAAACTAGCTCGCGCGTTATTACCAAGGGGCATCTTAACCTTCAAAATCGCTATGATTTACTAAGTATTGAAGAAATCAGTCCTAATCAGTGGATGACCTTCTCACTGGAGCTACAACCAACCATCTATGACATCAAAGATGGGGCAAAACTGCGTGTCATTTTATACACCACAGACTTTGAACACACTATTCGAGATAATTCAGATTATCAACTGACCCTAGATTTAGACCAGTCTTCTATTCAGATACCAATTGATTTAATCAGTTAA
- a CDS encoding peptide ABC transporter substrate-binding protein, which produces MVLVKQATWKRLGYGAIAFASVAVLAACGNGGSSKSAEGDKDTINWYVPTDISTLDISKNTDQYSNVAIGNSGGNLLRLDGKNGTRPDLAKKVDVSEDGLTYTATLRDGLKWSDGSDLTAEDFVYSWQRIVDPKTASEYAYLAVEAHLENADKINSGEEKDLNKLGVKAEGNKVIFTLTNPAPQFMNYLAFSNFLPQKKEFVEKAGEDYATTSEDMLYSGPYKVEGWNGSNGGFKLVKNKEYWDAKNVETETVNVEVIKKPDTAVQMYKQGDLDFADISGTSAIYNANKKNKDVVDVPAARTTYMVYNQTGNVKALMNDKVRQALNLATDREGIVEAAVDTGSIPATALVPTGLQTLENGDDLTEFVAPGYQYDAKEATKLFEEGLKELGQDSLTLIVTADSDSPAAKNAVDYLKSTWEEALPGLTVEEKFVTFKQRLEDTKNQNFEVALVSWGGDYPEGSTFYGLFTSDAAYNYGKSSNADYDKAYKSAITENAMDPQKAAENYKAAEKALYDNALYNPIYYLNSQGLQNPDVKELVRNSTGLTVDFVHAHK; this is translated from the coding sequence ATGGTATTAGTTAAGCAAGCTACTTGGAAGCGTTTAGGATATGGAGCTATTGCTTTTGCCTCTGTTGCTGTTTTAGCAGCATGTGGTAATGGTGGTTCTTCAAAGTCAGCTGAAGGTGACAAGGATACGATTAATTGGTATGTTCCAACGGATATTTCAACTTTGGATATTTCTAAAAATACAGACCAATATTCAAACGTCGCTATTGGTAACTCTGGTGGTAACTTGTTGCGTTTGGATGGTAAAAATGGGACACGTCCTGACTTGGCTAAAAAAGTGGATGTTTCTGAAGATGGCTTGACCTATACAGCAACCCTTCGTGATGGTCTTAAGTGGTCAGATGGTAGTGACTTGACTGCGGAAGATTTCGTTTATTCATGGCAACGTATTGTTGATCCTAAGACGGCATCAGAGTATGCTTATTTAGCAGTTGAGGCTCACTTGGAAAATGCTGATAAGATTAACAGTGGTGAGGAAAAAGATCTCAACAAACTTGGTGTCAAAGCTGAAGGTAACAAGGTTATCTTTACCTTGACCAATCCTGCACCGCAATTTATGAACTACCTTGCCTTCTCTAACTTCTTGCCACAGAAAAAAGAATTTGTGGAAAAAGCTGGTGAGGATTATGCAACAACATCAGAGGATATGCTATATTCTGGACCTTATAAGGTTGAGGGCTGGAATGGTTCAAATGGTGGTTTTAAACTCGTTAAGAATAAAGAATATTGGGATGCCAAAAATGTAGAAACTGAAACGGTCAACGTTGAGGTGATTAAAAAACCTGATACAGCTGTTCAAATGTATAAACAGGGTGATTTGGACTTTGCTGATATTTCAGGAACATCAGCTATCTATAACGCCAACAAGAAAAACAAAGATGTGGTTGATGTACCAGCAGCCCGTACGACTTACATGGTTTACAATCAAACAGGTAACGTTAAAGCATTGATGAATGATAAGGTTCGTCAAGCTCTTAACTTAGCGACAGACCGTGAGGGAATTGTAGAAGCAGCAGTGGATACGGGGTCAATTCCAGCGACTGCACTTGTTCCAACTGGTCTTCAAACTTTAGAAAATGGTGACGATTTAACGGAATTTGTAGCACCTGGTTATCAATACGATGCTAAAGAAGCAACTAAACTCTTTGAAGAAGGGTTAAAAGAGTTGGGACAAGATTCCTTAACATTGATAGTTACAGCAGATTCAGATTCACCAGCAGCCAAGAATGCAGTTGATTATCTCAAGAGTACATGGGAAGAAGCTCTACCTGGATTGACTGTTGAAGAAAAATTTGTAACCTTTAAACAACGTTTAGAAGATACTAAGAATCAAAACTTTGAAGTTGCTCTTGTTTCATGGGGTGGTGACTATCCAGAAGGATCAACTTTCTACGGGCTCTTCACATCAGATGCTGCTTATAACTATGGTAAATCATCAAATGCTGATTATGACAAGGCTTATAAATCAGCTATTACTGAAAATGCTATGGATCCACAAAAAGCAGCTGAGAACTACAAAGCAGCTGAAAAAGCTTTGTATGACAATGCACTTTATAACCCAATTTACTACCTCAATTCACAAGGACTTCAAAATCCAGATGTGAAAGAATTGGTACGTAATTCAACTGGTTTAACAGTAGATTTCGTTCACGCGCATAAATAA
- a CDS encoding ABC transporter ATP-binding protein, with translation MISIINLYKKIGNKEVFNNFSLNISKGEFVALVGPSGSGKTTLLNIIGLIDDEFSGTYSFGGNENIKINSRMSQKIIREEISYLFQNFALIDNETVRYNLLLALKYVNCSKKEKIYKIKAVLAKLGLEEKLDSKVSELSGGEQQRIAVARVFLKPSSLVLADEPTGSLDKTNRDSIIQLLKKMNQNGKTIVIVTHDLEVANECDRIINIKI, from the coding sequence ATGATATCAATTATTAATTTATATAAAAAAATAGGAAATAAGGAAGTATTTAATAATTTTTCTTTAAATATATCGAAAGGTGAGTTTGTAGCACTTGTTGGACCAAGTGGTAGTGGAAAAACGACATTGCTTAATATTATAGGGCTAATTGATGATGAATTTTCTGGAACCTATTCCTTTGGGGGAAATGAAAATATAAAAATAAATTCTAGAATGTCACAAAAGATAATAAGAGAAGAGATTAGTTACCTGTTTCAAAATTTTGCTTTAATTGATAACGAAACAGTAAGATATAATTTATTGTTAGCTTTAAAATATGTTAATTGCAGTAAGAAAGAAAAAATATATAAAATCAAAGCTGTATTAGCTAAGCTTGGTCTAGAAGAAAAGTTAGATTCGAAAGTTTCGGAGTTATCAGGTGGCGAACAACAACGAATAGCTGTAGCACGGGTCTTTTTGAAACCGTCTTCTTTGGTACTCGCAGATGAACCAACCGGTTCGCTTGATAAAACAAATAGAGACAGTATCATACAATTATTAAAGAAAATGAATCAAAATGGAAAAACTATAGTTATAGTAACACATGATTTGGAGGTCGCGAATGAATGTGATCGTATTATTAATATCAAAATTTAA